A genomic region of Rhodococcus oxybenzonivorans contains the following coding sequences:
- a CDS encoding ABC transporter ATP-binding protein: MGVEVAVTNLTKSFGSQKIWQDVSLTLPPGEVSALLGPSGTGKSVFLKSLIGLLRPEQGSIVIDGTDILECSTKELYEIRKLFGVLFQDGALFGSMNLYDNVAFPLREHTKKSESEIRTIVMEKLELTGLIGAETKLPGEISGGMRKRAGLARALVLDPQIILVDEPDSGLDPVRTTYISQTLIDINAEIDATILIVSHNINLARTVPDNIGMLFRRQLVMFGPREVLLTSEEPVVKQFLNGTMIGPIGMSEEKDDAQMAAEQAMVDAGHHAGGVDDVEGIVPQMKATPGMPFRQAVARRQERVREIMDTLPYSAQLAIQESFESTALTEEFPAIMTDEMYAVD, from the coding sequence ATGGGTGTCGAGGTAGCGGTCACCAATCTGACGAAGTCCTTCGGATCGCAGAAGATTTGGCAGGACGTGTCGCTGACGCTTCCGCCCGGTGAGGTCAGCGCGTTGCTGGGCCCGTCGGGTACGGGTAAGTCGGTCTTCCTGAAGTCGCTGATCGGTCTGCTCCGCCCGGAGCAGGGATCGATCGTAATCGACGGCACCGACATCCTGGAGTGCTCGACCAAGGAGCTCTACGAGATCCGCAAGCTGTTCGGCGTGCTGTTCCAGGACGGTGCCCTGTTCGGGTCGATGAACCTCTACGACAACGTGGCGTTCCCACTGCGCGAGCACACCAAGAAGAGCGAATCCGAGATCCGCACGATCGTGATGGAAAAGCTTGAACTGACCGGACTGATCGGCGCCGAAACGAAACTGCCCGGCGAAATCTCCGGCGGCATGCGCAAGCGCGCCGGCCTGGCCCGGGCGCTGGTGCTGGACCCGCAGATCATCCTCGTCGACGAGCCCGATTCCGGCCTGGATCCGGTCCGCACCACCTACATCAGTCAGACGTTGATCGACATCAACGCCGAGATCGACGCGACGATCCTGATCGTCTCGCACAACATCAACCTCGCGCGCACGGTGCCGGACAACATCGGCATGCTCTTCCGCCGCCAACTGGTGATGTTCGGACCCCGCGAGGTGCTGCTCACCAGCGAGGAGCCGGTGGTCAAACAGTTCCTCAACGGCACCATGATCGGCCCGATCGGCATGTCCGAGGAGAAGGACGACGCTCAGATGGCAGCAGAGCAGGCCATGGTCGACGCCGGACACCACGCCGGTGGCGTCGACGACGTCGAGGGCATCGTCCCGCAGATGAAGGCCACCCCGGGCATGCCATTCCGCCAAGCCGTCGCCCGCAGGCAAGAACGGGTGCGCGAGATCATGGACACCCTGCCCTACAGTGCCCAGCTCGCGATCCAGGAGAGCTTCGAATCCACCGCACTCACCGAAGAATTTCCGGCCATCATGACGGACGAGATGTACGCCGTCGACTAG
- a CDS encoding crotonase/enoyl-CoA hydratase family protein gives MSDKRIRLSVSDSGVATVTMVRAEKHNALDKAMFEGLLEAAGHLATDRTVRAVVLHGEGRSFCSGLDISSFLADSAGGIDALFVREHGKPANFAQRAAHDWSGVPVPVIAAITGSCFGGGMQIALGADIRIAAPDARLSLMEVKWGLVPDMAITQSLPRVMRIDVAKELTFTGRIVSGLEASSLGLVTRTAEDPLSAALELAGDIAEKSPDAIRAAKRLYDEGWNNGDTAEALALESRLQLGLLGSPNQVAAVAAGVSGRAPSFIDPV, from the coding sequence ATGAGTGATAAACGAATTCGTCTCAGTGTGAGCGACAGTGGTGTAGCGACTGTCACGATGGTCCGTGCCGAGAAGCACAATGCGTTGGACAAGGCTATGTTCGAGGGATTGCTCGAAGCCGCAGGTCACCTCGCTACCGATCGCACAGTGAGAGCGGTTGTTCTTCATGGCGAAGGGCGCAGCTTCTGCTCAGGTTTGGACATTTCAAGTTTTCTTGCTGACTCAGCGGGAGGCATCGACGCCCTGTTCGTCCGGGAGCATGGGAAACCTGCCAATTTCGCGCAGCGCGCGGCGCACGACTGGTCGGGAGTTCCGGTGCCAGTGATCGCCGCGATCACCGGAAGCTGCTTCGGTGGCGGTATGCAGATCGCGCTCGGCGCCGACATCCGAATCGCTGCGCCCGACGCCCGGTTGTCCCTCATGGAGGTCAAGTGGGGACTGGTCCCGGACATGGCAATCACTCAGTCCCTACCACGTGTTATGCGCATCGACGTGGCGAAGGAACTCACTTTCACCGGACGAATCGTATCGGGCCTGGAGGCGAGTTCGTTGGGATTGGTCACTCGCACGGCCGAGGACCCACTCAGTGCGGCACTCGAATTGGCTGGTGACATCGCCGAGAAATCGCCAGATGCGATCCGGGCGGCAAAGCGCCTCTACGACGAGGGCTGGAACAACGGCGACACAGCGGAGGCGCTGGCCCTCGAATCCCGGCTTCAATTGGGACTTCTGGGTTCACCAAATCAGGTCGCCGCTGTCGCTGCCGGCGTCTCCGGGCGCGCCCCCTCGTTCATCGACCCGGTATGA
- a CDS encoding TetR/AcrR family transcriptional regulator, which translates to MAQPELSPILRGALDAFYEKGFRGTTVRDISQRAGVAMPTLYYYHGNKEGIFTALLECATKDFLARAYAARDEGGDKPEVRLAYVVESILLRTLIGPRMVALEPDIRYLSAPNRDRFERVRTGVERLLLGIVREGRRRGLFTVSDPVLTTRALLDMCDAVPSWYVECPPKYHAVAQKYGAIALNAVGYRADG; encoded by the coding sequence GTGGCGCAACCAGAATTATCACCGATTCTCCGCGGAGCCCTGGATGCTTTCTACGAAAAGGGCTTTCGTGGTACGACGGTGCGAGATATTTCTCAACGCGCCGGCGTAGCGATGCCCACGCTGTACTACTATCACGGGAACAAGGAAGGCATCTTCACGGCGCTGCTCGAGTGCGCGACCAAGGACTTCCTCGCGCGCGCGTACGCCGCGCGGGACGAGGGCGGGGACAAGCCGGAGGTCCGACTGGCCTATGTGGTCGAATCGATACTTCTCCGGACCCTCATCGGCCCTCGGATGGTGGCGTTGGAGCCCGATATCCGGTATCTCAGCGCACCGAATCGCGACCGCTTTGAGCGTGTGCGAACAGGGGTCGAACGTCTGCTGCTCGGGATCGTACGAGAGGGGCGCCGCCGGGGCCTTTTCACCGTATCGGATCCCGTGCTCACCACAAGGGCGTTGCTCGACATGTGTGATGCCGTTCCCAGCTGGTACGTCGAGTGTCCGCCCAAATATCATGCCGTTGCGCAGAAGTATGGTGCCATTGCATTGAACGCGGTGGGGTACAGGGCGGACGGCTAG